In a genomic window of Halobacterium zhouii:
- a CDS encoding DNA-binding protein — MSDLIVKAAVKDALSDHNVSADFYDALNEEVAELLDDAAERAEANDRKTVQPRDL, encoded by the coding sequence ATGTCTGACCTAATCGTCAAAGCAGCCGTGAAGGACGCACTTTCGGACCACAACGTCTCGGCAGATTTCTACGACGCCCTCAACGAAGAGGTCGCCGAACTGCTCGACGACGCCGCAGAGCGTGCCGAGGCCAACGACCGGAAGACGGTCCAACCCCGCGACCTCTAA
- a CDS encoding TATA-box-binding protein, translating into MSVTAESIQVENVVASSDIGQEIDLETLSEDLGATDYDPDNFPGLVYRMHDPKAAALIFRSGKVVCTGAKSVDDVMTALEYVFYELRELGVDVATSPEIEIQNIVSSGDLDHTLNLNAIAIGLGLEHIEYEPEQFPGLVYRLDDPNVVALLFGSGKLVITGGEQLDDAEQALTVIENRLTDLGLLE; encoded by the coding sequence ATGAGTGTCACAGCCGAATCAATTCAAGTCGAGAATGTGGTCGCGTCGTCCGATATCGGTCAAGAAATCGATCTGGAAACGCTTTCTGAGGATTTAGGAGCCACCGACTACGATCCCGATAACTTCCCTGGACTCGTGTATCGGATGCATGATCCCAAAGCAGCAGCGCTCATTTTCCGCTCGGGGAAAGTCGTCTGTACGGGTGCAAAAAGCGTCGACGATGTGATGACTGCGTTGGAATACGTCTTCTACGAGCTCCGTGAATTGGGTGTCGATGTCGCTACCTCCCCAGAAATCGAAATCCAGAATATTGTCTCAAGTGGGGACCTCGACCACACACTCAATTTGAATGCGATTGCGATCGGCCTAGGTCTCGAACACATCGAATACGAACCAGAGCAGTTCCCGGGACTCGTCTACCGGCTTGACGACCCGAACGTCGTCGCACTCCTCTTCGGGAGTGGCAAGCTCGTCATCACGGGCGGAGAACAGCTTGACGATGCTGAACAAGCGCTTACAGTGATCGAAAATCGGCTCACTGATCTCGGGTTACTGGAGTAA
- the xseA gene encoding exodeoxyribonuclease VII large subunit, whose protein sequence is MADAEREVDDAPSGNVLSVQELNDRIASVVQDTPALNGVRCIGEVTDLHQNSTALYFTLTDGDAELPCMLWANRYQKMDADLEDGTEVILEGDIDYWTEGGKIDLKPWEVIVVGDGDQAAAVERLRSELEERGWFDDEQKQRPPAFPERVGVVTSLRGDARYDIQNAIHEQDPTVDILVKDATVQGSEAPTSIANGIHHLDRSENVDAIIVGRGGGSDSNLQAFNTERVAEAIFTANTSIVTAIGHTDDRLIADQVADVATITPTAAGEYIVNSREEFFAGEVKPLAQQLDAAYETFQQEHEHERELAEAVDEAAAPEGLPPVYYKAAIAVLLLLLLAITGLWLGVI, encoded by the coding sequence ATGGCTGATGCCGAACGGGAGGTAGATGATGCCCCGTCCGGGAATGTTCTTTCAGTCCAAGAGCTGAACGACCGAATTGCATCGGTCGTCCAGGACACGCCTGCCCTCAACGGCGTCCGCTGTATTGGCGAGGTCACGGATCTCCACCAGAACAGTACCGCCCTCTATTTCACCCTGACCGACGGCGACGCCGAGCTTCCCTGTATGCTCTGGGCGAACCGCTATCAGAAGATGGACGCTGACCTCGAGGACGGGACGGAGGTCATCCTCGAAGGCGATATCGACTACTGGACAGAGGGCGGGAAAATCGACCTCAAACCGTGGGAGGTGATCGTCGTCGGCGACGGCGACCAGGCAGCTGCCGTCGAGCGACTGCGAAGCGAACTCGAAGAGCGTGGCTGGTTCGACGACGAGCAGAAACAGCGCCCGCCGGCGTTTCCAGAACGGGTTGGTGTCGTGACCTCGCTCCGGGGCGACGCCCGGTACGACATCCAGAACGCGATCCACGAGCAGGACCCCACCGTCGACATCCTGGTGAAGGACGCCACCGTCCAGGGGTCGGAGGCGCCCACGTCCATCGCGAACGGCATCCACCACCTCGACCGCTCCGAGAATGTCGACGCGATTATCGTCGGCCGTGGCGGGGGAAGTGATTCGAACCTCCAGGCGTTCAACACCGAGCGAGTCGCGGAGGCGATCTTCACCGCGAACACGTCCATTGTCACCGCGATCGGGCATACTGACGACCGGCTAATCGCGGATCAGGTGGCGGACGTCGCGACGATCACGCCGACGGCCGCTGGCGAGTATATCGTGAATTCCCGCGAGGAGTTCTTCGCGGGCGAGGTCAAACCGCTGGCACAGCAACTCGACGCCGCGTACGAAACCTTCCAGCAAGAGCACGAACATGAACGGGAGCTTGCCGAAGCAGTCGACGAGGCGGCCGCACCCGAGGGTCTCCCGCCGGTCTACTACAAGGCCGCAATCGCTGTGCTGCTGTTGCTGTTGTTGGCCATTACTGGGCTTTGGTTGGGGGTGATCTAA
- the xseB gene encoding exodeoxyribonuclease VII small subunit has translation MANDQEIHDRLTRVEEIIEQLDADECDLDKGTRLHEEGQELLAEVREILDNGRGEVVELE, from the coding sequence GTGGCAAACGACCAAGAGATCCACGACCGGCTGACCCGTGTCGAAGAAATCATTGAGCAGCTCGATGCGGACGAGTGTGACCTCGATAAGGGTACAAGGCTCCACGAGGAAGGTCAGGAACTCTTGGCCGAGGTGCGAGAAATCCTCGACAACGGGCGTGGAGAGGTCGTGGAACTCGAGTAG
- a CDS encoding VirB4 family type IV secretion system protein produces the protein MRNVILQTGGGALGSIAGWLQNLTPAESAVLALAVGLGLGVGSKYLWDRFTADDEPEVNFTDVLDEETLEEGEAERKLLDDISESHKTVTAPGAVEWETRAARVGEQWTTTLYIANYADYPNDGYLSDLFEMTDVQFDLTAHITPKNQELARNELQDIADDLQVDADLEQSIRSAYLQERANEAAATYKAVENGANVFDQGMFITVRADEKDELRDAVQTVKSALRDDPANLTPKTAICRQDLALQSAAPIGDNEFGRTSIALGGAVGALLSSPHNATILEEGGVEFGIHKDNQSPVVIDPFARDNGYAMFTVGDTGSGKSFSSKQNFIRSIEQSKDRIGIILEPLNNWAGVSEALDAKRITVGGTLGLNPLEIRETPEHVQRAMGEDASPFNEKLDDAMSFLTNFFALRGISLGDRRTTLELALKRAYKRNGITDDISTHSNPSPTIREMMDVFEDMVDEPEEFVVRSDEEAGKIKEDATWLLDQLRPFEDDGRHANLGQESDFDIRDEKVIYLDLAQQEGSVDSSTALTMQLLISLVYERAKVSEKEVVFYIDEARYIMQDAASLAFLETVFRHHRHHDLSIRLVTQTVDEFFEHAESEAILDQCAVKQFHRLDGMDDEWADEFGLNYAQMRFVQDAVPGNEDAGFSEALVGVDGEWRGIQVKAMPKEKQVIDFEPTEQRRSSLPGTGEDAVDADVQAFQDDIESRATDNGQRPPEQTPAETDGGAAGGDEDA, from the coding sequence ATGCGTAACGTGATTCTCCAGACTGGTGGTGGCGCGCTTGGCTCCATCGCCGGGTGGCTCCAGAACCTGACGCCAGCAGAGAGTGCAGTACTTGCCCTTGCAGTGGGTCTCGGCCTTGGCGTCGGCAGTAAGTACCTCTGGGACCGCTTCACTGCGGATGATGAACCAGAGGTAAACTTCACCGATGTCCTCGACGAGGAGACACTCGAAGAAGGCGAGGCCGAACGCAAGCTCCTCGACGACATCTCCGAGTCGCACAAGACCGTCACCGCGCCCGGAGCTGTCGAGTGGGAGACGCGAGCGGCACGGGTCGGCGAACAGTGGACGACGACGCTGTACATCGCTAACTATGCCGACTATCCCAACGACGGGTATCTGAGTGACCTCTTCGAGATGACCGATGTCCAGTTCGATCTGACGGCCCACATCACGCCGAAAAATCAGGAGCTGGCCCGGAACGAACTGCAGGACATCGCTGACGACCTCCAGGTCGATGCTGACCTCGAACAGAGTATCCGGAGCGCGTATCTCCAAGAGCGCGCCAACGAGGCCGCAGCGACGTACAAGGCCGTCGAGAACGGCGCGAACGTGTTCGACCAAGGGATGTTCATCACCGTCCGGGCCGACGAGAAAGACGAGCTCAGAGATGCCGTCCAGACGGTCAAGAGCGCCCTCCGCGACGACCCGGCGAACCTCACGCCGAAGACCGCAATCTGTCGGCAGGATCTCGCTCTCCAGTCCGCCGCACCCATCGGCGACAACGAGTTCGGGCGGACATCGATTGCGCTCGGCGGCGCCGTCGGCGCGTTACTCTCCTCGCCTCACAACGCGACGATCCTCGAGGAGGGCGGCGTCGAGTTCGGGATTCACAAAGACAATCAAAGCCCCGTGGTCATCGATCCGTTCGCCCGGGACAACGGCTACGCAATGTTCACCGTGGGCGATACCGGCTCGGGGAAGTCGTTCAGCTCCAAGCAGAACTTCATCCGCTCCATCGAGCAGAGCAAGGACCGTATCGGCATCATCCTCGAGCCGTTGAACAACTGGGCGGGGGTCTCAGAGGCGCTCGACGCCAAGCGAATCACCGTCGGTGGGACGCTCGGGCTGAATCCGTTGGAAATTCGAGAGACACCCGAACACGTCCAGCGGGCGATGGGCGAGGACGCGAGCCCGTTCAACGAGAAGCTCGACGACGCGATGAGCTTCCTCACGAACTTCTTCGCCCTCCGGGGTATCTCGCTCGGTGACCGCCGGACGACGCTCGAACTCGCGCTCAAGCGGGCGTACAAGCGCAACGGGATCACCGACGACATCTCGACGCACAGCAATCCGAGTCCGACCATCCGCGAGATGATGGACGTGTTCGAGGATATGGTCGACGAACCTGAGGAATTCGTCGTCCGGTCCGACGAAGAGGCAGGGAAGATCAAGGAGGATGCGACGTGGCTCCTCGACCAGCTCCGCCCCTTCGAGGACGACGGTCGCCACGCCAACCTCGGCCAAGAATCGGACTTCGACATCCGGGACGAGAAGGTCATCTATCTCGACCTCGCCCAACAGGAGGGGAGCGTCGACAGCAGTACGGCGCTGACCATGCAACTGCTCATCTCGCTGGTCTACGAGCGCGCGAAAGTCTCGGAGAAGGAGGTCGTGTTCTACATCGACGAGGCGCGCTACATCATGCAGGACGCCGCGAGCCTGGCGTTCCTCGAAACAGTGTTCCGGCACCACCGCCACCACGACCTCTCGATCCGGCTGGTCACCCAGACCGTCGACGAGTTCTTCGAGCACGCCGAGAGTGAGGCCATTCTCGACCAGTGTGCGGTCAAGCAGTTCCACCGCCTCGACGGGATGGATGATGAGTGGGCCGACGAGTTCGGGCTGAACTACGCGCAGATGCGGTTCGTCCAGGACGCCGTGCCCGGCAACGAGGACGCCGGCTTCTCCGAGGCCCTCGTGGGCGTCGACGGCGAGTGGCGCGGCATCCAGGTCAAAGCGATGCCCAAAGAGAAGCAAGTCATCGACTTCGAGCCAACCGAGCAACGGCGATCCTCGCTCCCTGGTACTGGCGAGGATGCTGTAGACGCGGACGTGCAGGCGTTCCAAGACGATATTGAAAGCCGAGCGACCGACAACGGACAACGCCCACCAGAGCAGACGCCAGCAGAGACTGATGGTGGCGCAGCGGGAGGTGACGAGGATGCGTGA